The proteins below come from a single Iocasia fonsfrigidae genomic window:
- the ribB gene encoding 3,4-dihydroxy-2-butanone-4-phosphate synthase has product MMDLLTTEFGNSEERIKNALDSLQSNNGILLVDDEDRENEGDLIFPAETISVSQMAMLIRECSGIVCLCMTKHKLDQLNLKQMVTNNTSKYQTAFTVSIEAASGVTTGVSASDRVTTIHTAVKADCKKEELCSPGHVFPLCAKEGGVFTRKGHTEGTVDLMKLAGHKPAGILCELTNPDGSMAKLPEIVDFAKKNNLPVVSIEDIIQYRKLNGKLV; this is encoded by the coding sequence ATGATGGATTTATTAACAACAGAATTTGGAAACTCAGAGGAAAGGATTAAAAACGCTTTGGATAGTTTGCAGAGCAATAATGGAATTTTGCTAGTAGATGATGAGGACAGAGAGAATGAAGGGGACCTTATTTTTCCGGCAGAAACGATTAGTGTATCTCAAATGGCTATGTTAATAAGAGAATGTAGTGGTATCGTTTGTTTATGTATGACAAAACATAAATTAGACCAGTTGAATTTAAAGCAGATGGTTACTAATAATACCAGCAAATATCAAACTGCATTTACTGTATCAATTGAAGCTGCTTCTGGAGTGACAACAGGTGTTTCGGCCTCTGACAGGGTAACTACAATTCATACTGCAGTAAAAGCCGACTGTAAAAAAGAAGAGTTGTGTTCTCCTGGTCATGTTTTTCCTCTTTGCGCAAAAGAGGGAGGGGTTTTTACTAGAAAAGGTCATACTGAGGGAACAGTAGACCTCATGAAACTGGCAGGACATAAACCGGCAGGAATCTTATGTGAATTGACTAATCCTGATGGAAGTATGGCTAAGCTTCCAGAGATTGTAGACTTTGCGAAAAAAAATAATTTACCAGTGGTATCTATAGAAGATATTATTCAATATCGTAAGTTAAATGGGAAATTAGTATAG
- a CDS encoding LysE family translocator, producing the protein MAKVILRGLTTGLILQIAIGPVFFFLVNIALQKSLVDGLFAVFAVTIVDYLYIVLAIAGIGRLLEKEKVKKILGFISSVVLIGFGFYMAVSVLDSVDINMTINHSSNVYQSFISAFILTISSPLTILFWTSVFAARSVEYSLTKKELIAFGLSAGFATPLFLSFSILIITILKSSISPLIVQIANMLVALVLMGYGIMRIIKIIRIKS; encoded by the coding sequence ATGGCAAAAGTAATTTTAAGAGGTTTAACAACAGGATTAATTCTACAAATAGCAATAGGACCTGTGTTTTTCTTTCTAGTTAATATTGCCCTTCAAAAATCTTTAGTAGATGGATTGTTTGCAGTTTTTGCTGTAACAATTGTGGATTACTTATATATCGTATTAGCTATCGCTGGAATAGGTAGATTATTAGAAAAAGAAAAGGTTAAAAAAATTTTGGGATTTATAAGTTCTGTTGTTCTTATTGGTTTTGGGTTTTATATGGCAGTAAGTGTTTTAGATTCTGTTGATATAAATATGACTATAAACCATTCATCAAATGTATATCAAAGTTTTATTTCAGCATTTATATTGACAATATCTAGTCCTTTAACAATTCTATTTTGGACTAGTGTTTTTGCAGCAAGGTCAGTTGAATATTCTTTAACAAAAAAAGAGTTAATAGCATTTGGATTATCAGCAGGATTTGCTACCCCACTTTTCCTGAGTTTTTCTATACTTATTATAACAATATTAAAATCATCAATTTCCCCATTGATTGTTCAAATAGCTAACATGTTAGTCGCATTAGTATTAATGGGTTACGGAATAATGAGAATTATAAAAATAATAAGGATAAAATCTTAA
- a CDS encoding class I SAM-dependent methyltransferase produces MQNIYDNNKFYNSYLKLRENNAGLNEVLEIPAFRSLLPDLDNKTILDLGCGYGENCKWYINKGAKKVIGIDISKNMIEKAKKEYSDDKIEYKNVPMEELDFSKNIFDIVLSSLSFHYVKDFNSLIEKINKMLKPNGSLVFSQEHPIATAKKKKNGWFINNQGEKSHWIMDNYHYEGKREQEWFIDGVIKYHRTIATILNTLIKHGFNILKVLEPIALETAEKNNAQLKEERRRPPFIIIKVKSTKCIN; encoded by the coding sequence ATGCAAAATATATATGATAATAATAAATTTTATAATTCTTATCTAAAATTGAGAGAAAATAATGCAGGATTAAATGAAGTTTTAGAAATCCCTGCATTTAGGTCACTACTTCCGGATTTAGATAATAAAACAATTCTAGATTTAGGTTGTGGATATGGTGAGAACTGTAAATGGTATATAAATAAAGGTGCTAAAAAAGTAATAGGAATTGATATATCAAAAAATATGATAGAAAAGGCCAAAAAAGAATACAGTGATGATAAAATTGAATATAAGAATGTTCCAATGGAAGAATTAGATTTTTCCAAAAATATTTTTGACATTGTATTAAGTTCTTTATCTTTTCATTATGTTAAAGATTTTAATAGCTTAATCGAAAAAATTAATAAAATGTTAAAACCAAATGGGAGCTTAGTTTTTTCTCAAGAACATCCGATAGCGACAGCTAAAAAAAAGAAGAATGGTTGGTTTATAAATAATCAAGGAGAGAAATCACATTGGATTATGGATAACTATCATTATGAAGGGAAACGAGAACAGGAATGGTTCATTGATGGCGTTATAAAATATCATAGAACAATAGCTACAATATTAAATACATTAATTAAACACGGATTCAATATATTAAAAGTTTTGGAACCAATTGCCCTTGAAACAGCAGAAAAAAATAATGCCCAACTAAAAGAAGAACGAAGAAGGCCGCCTTTTATAATAATTAAAGTTAAAAGTACTAAATGTATTAATTAA